CCGTCGCCGACGGCGTGGTCTACGCCGGCGGCTATCGAGTGGACGCCGAGGAGTCCACGGCAGACGACGAGTCCTCGGCCGGCGTGGTCGCGTTCGACGCGAGCGACGGGCGTCGTCGCTGGTCGTACACTCCGGCGGACCGCCGCCTCGCAGTGACAACCGGGTCGCCGACGGTCACCGACGGGCGGGTACACTTCGGAGCGATAACTGCGGACCCGAAGCGATGGCTCGTCGGGGCTATCGACGCCGAGACCGGGCGAGGACGGTGGCAGAGGGTCTTCGACCACGAGGTCGATGGCAGACTCGCGGTCGCCGACGGGACGCTGTACGCGCCGGTCGAAGGCGGGATACGCGCCTTCGACGCCGAGACGGGGGCCGACGAGTGGTCCCACCGGCGTCCGAACTACCGGTATCCGGGGTTCGCTCGACAGTCGGCCAGTTCGCCCGCCGTGACCGACGAGGCGGTCTACTTCACCGCCGGGGATAGGGCCGTCCACGTCCTCGACCCGGAGACGGGAACCCACCGCTGTCAGTACAACTTCGGCCAGCGAGGACGCCCCAGAAACTGCGTCGTCGCGGACGGAACGCTCTACCTCTGGGTCGAGGGGCGACTCTACGCTCTGGGCGATGGCGGTCAGAACAGTCGAGACGGTCAGAACAGTCGAGACGGTCAGAGCAGTCGGGGCGGCCAGAGCAGTCGGGGAGGGGTGACCGCCGGATTCCGGATGCGCCGGATGGACCGGCGCGACGACGGTCCGCCCCACACCTTCCGGGTCGGCAGAGAAATCGGGTTCTTCGCGGAGCGGTCGGTCGGCCCCGTCGGCGAGTACGAGTGGGACCTGACCGGCGACGGCACCACCGACGCGACAGGAATGGGCGCGACGGCGGCCTACGAGACGCCCGGCGAGAAGTCGGTCACGCTCCGGGTTCACAGCGACGGCGGTCGGACCGACACCCGGACGAAATCGTTCACGGTGACGCGATAACCGCGGGGGTCGCTACGCCCCGTTCTCCTCGCGCACCCAGCAGTAGCCGTACCGCCCTAACTCGAACCGCCAGCTATCGTCGTCGGTCTCCTCGAACGTCGCGTCCCCGAACAGTCGCACCGGGTCGTCCAGTTCGAGGGTGGCCTCGGCGGGGTCGTCGCCGAGGTTGTGGACCGCGACGACAGTCCCGTGGTCGCTCGCCATCCGGTGGGCGAAGACCGCATGGTCGTCAACATCGAGGACCTCGCAGTCGCCGTGGCCGATTTCGGGACACTCGCCCCGGAGGCGGTTCAACCGCGAGAACCACTGGAGGAGCGAGTCGGGGTCGCCGCGCTGGTCGGCGACGTTGACCGACTCGTAACCGTACTCGCCACCGGAGACCATCGGGCGCACCAAGTCCTCGGGGTCGGCCGTCGAGAACCCGCCGTTCTTCTCGTCGGACCACTGCATCGGCGTCCGGACCGCCTCTCTGCCGGGTAACTCGAGGTCGTCGCCCATCCCGATTTCGTCGCCGTAGACGAACAGGGGCGTGCCGGGGAGCGAAAACAGCAGGCTGTAAGCCATCCGGATGCGGTCGGAGTCGCCTCCCAGCATCGGTGGGAGTCGGCGGCGGATGCCCCGGCCGTAGATTCGCATGGTCTCGTCTGGCGCGAACCGCTCGAAGACGTTCTGCTGGTCGTCTTGCGGGAGTCGGCCCACGTTGAGTTCGTCGTAGTTCCGGAGGAAGTTGGCCCACTGGCCGCCCTCGGGAATCTCGGGCAGGATGTCCAGCACCTCCCGGATGGGGTCGGCGTCCTCCTCGGCGAGGCCCAACACGAGGTAGGCGTCCAGCAGGAAGTTCAAGAGGACGTTCATCTCGTCGCCCTCGCGGGCGGATACCTCCGTCCCGTCGGCATCCCTTCCGCCGACGCTTCCCCCGAAGTAGTCGCCGAGGCGTTCGGGCGCGTCGTCGGCCTCGGCGAACAGGATGGCGTCGTCTCCCCGGCGCTCGACGAAGTGGCGCATGTCCCGGAGGACGCCGTGAGGGTCGTCGAGTTTCGTGGACTCTAGTCCGCCCTTGTGATCTATCATCAGGGTCGCGGCGTCCACCCGGAAGCCCGAGACGCCGAGTTCGAGCCAGAAGCCCATGATTTTGCGAATCTCCTCGCGGACCGCCGGGTTGGCCAGATTCAGGTCGGGTTGGTAGTGGTAAAACCGGTGGTAGTAGAACGCCTCGGCTTTCTCGTCGTAACTCCACACCGTGTCCTCCTCGCCGGGGAACACCGGGCCGCGGGACGGGTCTGGCTCCTCGGGCAGGTCCTCGCGCCAGACGTAGTAGTCGCGGTAGGGCGATTCCGGGTCGCTTCTGGCGGACTGAAACCACGGATGCTGGTCGGAGGTGTGGTTTGCCACGAGGTCGATAATGACCCGAATACCGCGCCGGTCGGCCTCGCGGACGAACTCCACGAAGTCGCCCAGCGTTCCGTGGCGGTCGTCAACCCCGTAATAATCGGTCACGTCGTAGCCGTTGTCCCGGTTAGGCGACGGGTAGAACGGGAGGAGCCAGATGCAGTCGATACCTAAACTTTCGAGGTAGTCGAGTCGTCCACTCAACCCCTCGAAATCGCCCACGCCGTCGCCGTTCGCGTCGGCGAAGGCCTCTACGTCGATGGCGTAAAACGTCGCGTTTTCGTACCAGCGGTCTTTCGTTCCCATTTCACACCCCTCTGGTCACTCGTGGGTACGTAGCGGGAAAACTGACACGGCGAAACGGTCCAGTGAAGGGACGTTGCCGGTCGAACGCGAGTTCAAGTCGGCAGACGTGAAATCAGCCACACGAGACAGAG
This genomic window from Halorussus lipolyticus contains:
- a CDS encoding PQQ-binding-like beta-propeller repeat protein → MDFPASKVDFSVSARRRRLLRVGTAAVASGLWSSLRESPLGSAAADDDSTAGTDSSSADWPLPGLDARNTNYQAGSAGPSDRLRIDWRSEDDDFSAGVSMAGGVVYASGTNSPGDQNGQALRAIDVSANERRWETAIPEYRLWQPAVEDGIVVVGNHYGKLYGVDAATGRIEWRYGPGKRGFHPVALVDGVVYGTHTSRDGEGIFAVDAQTGTERWWREFAPIVSSCAVADGVVYAGGYRVDAEESTADDESSAGVVAFDASDGRRRWSYTPADRRLAVTTGSPTVTDGRVHFGAITADPKRWLVGAIDAETGRGRWQRVFDHEVDGRLAVADGTLYAPVEGGIRAFDAETGADEWSHRRPNYRYPGFARQSASSPAVTDEAVYFTAGDRAVHVLDPETGTHRCQYNFGQRGRPRNCVVADGTLYLWVEGRLYALGDGGQNSRDGQNSRDGQSSRGGQSSRGGVTAGFRMRRMDRRDDGPPHTFRVGREIGFFAERSVGPVGEYEWDLTGDGTTDATGMGATAAYETPGEKSVTLRVHSDGGRTDTRTKSFTVTR
- a CDS encoding alpha-amylase family protein; amino-acid sequence: MGTKDRWYENATFYAIDVEAFADANGDGVGDFEGLSGRLDYLESLGIDCIWLLPFYPSPNRDNGYDVTDYYGVDDRHGTLGDFVEFVREADRRGIRVIIDLVANHTSDQHPWFQSARSDPESPYRDYYVWREDLPEEPDPSRGPVFPGEEDTVWSYDEKAEAFYYHRFYHYQPDLNLANPAVREEIRKIMGFWLELGVSGFRVDAATLMIDHKGGLESTKLDDPHGVLRDMRHFVERRGDDAILFAEADDAPERLGDYFGGSVGGRDADGTEVSAREGDEMNVLLNFLLDAYLVLGLAEEDADPIREVLDILPEIPEGGQWANFLRNYDELNVGRLPQDDQQNVFERFAPDETMRIYGRGIRRRLPPMLGGDSDRIRMAYSLLFSLPGTPLFVYGDEIGMGDDLELPGREAVRTPMQWSDEKNGGFSTADPEDLVRPMVSGGEYGYESVNVADQRGDPDSLLQWFSRLNRLRGECPEIGHGDCEVLDVDDHAVFAHRMASDHGTVVAVHNLGDDPAEATLELDDPVRLFGDATFEETDDDSWRFELGRYGYCWVREENGA